In Devosia sp. 1566, a single genomic region encodes these proteins:
- a CDS encoding succinylglutamate desuccinylase/aspartoacylase family protein — translation MVKAINKLRPKFTTHADGSDAVLFMHELVGEEDGPTVGICASIHGNENTGSQAILELYRQIKDVKLKGRIILLPVANPRSFAVNHRHNPLDQLNLNREFPGDPRGPYSQQLAHALAEEFFAKLDFNLDLHSGTDRPTVDYVYIWNDEPLSRAFGSKILYRPVSGKAGTVYAGTSKSVSMDRHGTKVVTIELGGGIVDQTPYVERTVAGLLNQLRVIGSIEGEVMPNPQQVVVTELAGIRPKHGGWLEPLAPANGEIIKGGSLLGRVVSPYDFETIEEIVTPFENGIMVMQHLTRNLVEAGDYGFMVGNLDGAEQ, via the coding sequence ATGGTCAAGGCGATCAACAAGCTCCGCCCCAAATTCACCACCCATGCCGATGGCAGCGACGCCGTGCTGTTCATGCACGAACTCGTGGGCGAAGAGGACGGGCCAACCGTTGGCATCTGCGCTTCAATTCATGGCAATGAAAACACCGGCTCGCAGGCCATTCTCGAGCTTTACCGGCAGATCAAGGACGTCAAGCTCAAGGGCCGCATCATCCTGCTGCCGGTGGCCAATCCGCGCTCCTTTGCGGTCAATCACCGTCACAACCCGCTGGACCAGCTGAACCTGAACCGTGAGTTCCCCGGCGATCCGCGCGGCCCTTATTCGCAGCAGCTGGCCCATGCGCTGGCAGAGGAGTTCTTTGCCAAGCTCGACTTCAATCTCGACCTGCATTCGGGCACTGACCGTCCGACGGTTGACTATGTTTATATCTGGAACGACGAGCCGCTCTCGCGCGCCTTCGGCTCCAAGATCCTGTATCGCCCGGTGAGCGGCAAGGCGGGCACGGTTTACGCGGGTACCAGCAAGAGCGTCTCGATGGACCGGCATGGCACCAAGGTCGTCACCATCGAGTTGGGTGGCGGCATTGTCGACCAGACCCCCTATGTGGAGCGCACCGTCGCGGGGCTCCTCAACCAGCTGCGCGTGATCGGCTCTATCGAGGGCGAGGTGATGCCCAATCCCCAGCAGGTGGTGGTGACCGAACTCGCCGGCATCCGGCCAAAGCATGGCGGCTGGCTCGAGCCCCTGGCGCCGGCCAATGGCGAGATCATCAAGGGCGGCAGCCTGCTGGGTCGCGTGGTCAGCCCTTATGACTTCGAGACCATCGAAGAGATCGTCACACCGTTCGAGAACGGCATCATGGTCATGCAGCACCTGACGCGCAATCTCGTGGAAGCGGGTGACTATGGCTTCATGGTCGGCAATCTCGACGGCGCCGAGCAATAG
- a CDS encoding aldo/keto reductase: MEYVNLGRSGLKISRLALGCMTFGSPSWAPWVLDEENSRPIIARALELGINFFDTADMYSLGASEEVLGRALADHPRHKLVLASKLYNPMSQDPNDRGLSRKHIFESVDGSLRRLGTDYIDLYQLHRFDYETPLEETLDALNDLVRVGKVRYLGASSMHAWQFMKALGLQRQHGWAQFISMQPHYNLIYREEEREMLPLCRSEGVGVIPWSPLARGVLAGKRGEDGKGSTRAQTDRTATALYEATKAQDDQVAAAVKAVAERHNCPMAQVAYAWVASRPGITAPIIGVSRLTQFDDAVAALSLKLTDQDIAELEAPYRPKPVAGHQ; encoded by the coding sequence ATGGAATATGTCAATCTCGGCCGATCCGGCCTCAAAATCTCTCGTCTGGCCTTGGGCTGCATGACCTTTGGCTCCCCCAGCTGGGCCCCTTGGGTCCTCGACGAGGAGAATTCCCGCCCCATCATCGCCCGTGCACTCGAACTCGGGATCAATTTCTTCGATACCGCCGACATGTATTCCCTGGGCGCCAGCGAGGAAGTGCTGGGCCGCGCCCTCGCCGATCACCCCCGCCACAAGCTGGTGCTCGCGAGCAAGCTCTACAATCCCATGAGCCAGGACCCCAATGACCGGGGCCTGTCGCGCAAGCACATCTTCGAATCGGTGGATGGGAGCCTGCGCCGCCTCGGCACCGATTACATCGACCTCTACCAGTTGCACCGCTTCGACTACGAAACGCCGCTCGAGGAAACGCTCGACGCCCTCAACGATCTCGTCCGCGTCGGCAAGGTGCGCTATCTCGGCGCCTCCTCCATGCATGCCTGGCAGTTCATGAAGGCCCTGGGCCTGCAGCGCCAGCACGGCTGGGCGCAGTTCATCTCCATGCAGCCGCACTACAATCTGATCTATCGCGAGGAAGAGCGCGAAATGCTGCCCCTCTGCCGCTCCGAAGGGGTCGGCGTCATTCCCTGGAGCCCGCTGGCCCGCGGCGTTCTGGCCGGCAAGCGCGGCGAAGACGGCAAGGGCAGCACCCGCGCCCAAACCGACCGCACCGCCACCGCACTCTATGAGGCGACCAAGGCGCAGGACGATCAGGTCGCGGCTGCCGTCAAGGCCGTCGCCGAACGGCACAACTGCCCCATGGCGCAGGTTGCCTATGCCTGGGTGGCGAGCCGCCCCGGCATCACGGCTCCGATCATCGGCGTGTCGCGCCTCACCCAGTTCGACGATGCGGTGGCCGCGCTCAGCCTCAAGCTGACCGACCAGGATATTGCCGAACTCGAAGCGCCCTACCGGCCCAAGCCCGTGGCCGGCCACCAGTAG
- a CDS encoding Xaa-Pro peptidase family protein, producing MGFSQRLSAQYYADLHRDMRARMAADGIDLLLLDANDDIIYTTGFSHYTTERPVVFALTQDSAYLLVPELERHHALDQQAAAELVVYFEFPGRDRPFDVLGRAIGNIGGVVGHSGGISLARVPQIAAAFPNARVLASNIVSQMRILKRPEEVALMREAGRISDSMVAAGVELIAEALRGNCEMPTEIELEAHVIRHALDTMYREHDNVMLVQGIAGGLVYSGARSAFPHGMPSGHRPQRGESIILSLGCRVGGRAAESERTFILGEPSPEQERYYTIAQKAQQIGREGLVAGATCASADDAALGYIKGEGVGEYCLHRVGHGMGVMFHEPPWVEGGDDTIMQPGMVFSSEPALYVQGLGGFRISDTVLVTEAGPDSLTHYPRELAQIVIG from the coding sequence ATGGGTTTTTCGCAGCGCCTGAGCGCCCAGTATTACGCCGATCTGCACCGCGATATGCGTGCCCGCATGGCGGCGGACGGGATCGACCTGCTGCTGCTCGATGCCAATGACGACATCATCTATACCACCGGCTTTTCCCATTATACGACCGAGCGGCCGGTGGTGTTCGCGCTGACACAAGACAGCGCCTATCTGCTGGTGCCAGAGCTGGAGCGTCATCATGCGCTCGACCAGCAGGCGGCGGCGGAGCTCGTCGTTTATTTCGAATTTCCGGGCCGTGACCGTCCCTTCGATGTGCTTGGCCGCGCCATTGGCAATATCGGTGGCGTCGTTGGCCATTCCGGCGGCATTTCGCTGGCGCGGGTGCCCCAGATCGCTGCTGCCTTCCCCAATGCGCGCGTGCTCGCTTCCAACATCGTCAGCCAGATGCGCATCCTCAAGCGCCCTGAAGAAGTGGCGTTGATGCGTGAGGCGGGGCGTATCTCCGATTCCATGGTGGCGGCCGGGGTGGAACTGATCGCTGAGGCCCTGCGCGGCAATTGCGAGATGCCCACCGAGATCGAGCTCGAAGCCCATGTTATTCGCCATGCGCTCGACACCATGTATCGCGAGCATGACAATGTGATGCTGGTGCAGGGCATTGCCGGCGGGCTCGTTTATTCGGGCGCCCGCTCGGCCTTTCCCCATGGCATGCCATCGGGGCACCGGCCGCAGCGCGGGGAAAGCATCATCCTGTCGCTGGGCTGCCGGGTCGGGGGACGCGCGGCCGAAAGCGAGCGCACCTTCATCCTAGGCGAGCCGAGCCCCGAGCAGGAGCGCTATTACACCATCGCGCAAAAAGCCCAGCAGATTGGCCGCGAGGGCCTTGTCGCGGGCGCTACCTGCGCCTCGGCCGACGATGCGGCGCTGGGTTACATCAAAGGCGAGGGCGTCGGCGAATACTGCCTGCATCGGGTTGGGCACGGCATGGGCGTGATGTTCCACGAGCCGCCTTGGGTGGAGGGCGGGGACGACACGATCATGCAGCCCGGCATGGTGTTTTCCTCCGAGCCGGCGCTTTACGTGCAGGGCCTGGGGGGCTTTCGCATCTCCGACACAGTGCTCGTCACCGAAGCCGGGCCCGATAGCTTGACGCATTATCCGCGCGAGCTCGCGCAAATCGTTATCGGCTGA
- a CDS encoding GntR family transcriptional regulator codes for MFRIDASSIDKSLPVPVGTQLHGLLTYALAFGGIPYGSKLQSVRQLAAELGIAPMTVSQVYQRLRDAGLVEMRQGLGAFSARDPKKTSAGGDLPVSALRADIEILISKAEKLGVSPMALVSMINAQSQLRKPKTGLRLVFVAIFEEPGRDYVAQIKPVLGATDQVQILTLDTLKVSEDARRVALDADLVLTFVNREAEVRALVPAARLLGLRFIPSEKTRQALAGLDPRMRVAAVTYFPEYIAIMRPSVREFAPHIADIKVTWSAAADISETIAQCDAVIYASGADHVIDLVGPGKPCFEFRHAPDQGALESVLVPCLAELRQNKIAGNEPHGAPERQPVARAK; via the coding sequence ATGTTCCGTATCGACGCATCCAGCATAGACAAGTCGCTGCCAGTCCCGGTCGGCACGCAGCTGCATGGGCTTTTGACCTATGCGCTGGCCTTTGGCGGGATCCCCTATGGCAGCAAGCTGCAGTCGGTGCGCCAGCTCGCTGCGGAACTGGGCATTGCCCCGATGACAGTGAGCCAGGTGTATCAGCGGCTCCGCGACGCAGGGCTTGTCGAGATGCGCCAGGGGCTCGGGGCGTTTTCTGCTCGTGATCCGAAAAAGACCAGTGCGGGCGGTGACCTGCCGGTAAGCGCGCTGCGCGCCGATATCGAGATCCTGATCAGCAAGGCCGAAAAGCTTGGCGTTTCCCCCATGGCACTGGTGTCGATGATCAATGCGCAATCGCAGCTGCGTAAGCCCAAGACAGGGTTGCGGCTGGTGTTCGTGGCGATCTTTGAAGAGCCGGGGCGGGACTATGTGGCCCAGATCAAGCCGGTGCTGGGCGCCACCGACCAGGTGCAGATCCTGACGCTGGATACGCTCAAAGTGTCCGAGGACGCGCGCCGCGTTGCGCTCGATGCCGACCTGGTGCTGACCTTCGTTAATCGCGAAGCCGAAGTGCGTGCGCTGGTTCCGGCGGCGCGCCTGCTGGGGTTGCGGTTCATTCCATCGGAGAAAACGCGGCAGGCGCTGGCCGGGCTCGATCCGCGCATGCGGGTGGCTGCGGTCACCTATTTCCCCGAATATATCGCGATCATGCGGCCCAGCGTGCGCGAGTTTGCGCCCCACATTGCCGACATCAAGGTGACCTGGTCGGCAGCGGCGGACATTTCCGAGACAATCGCGCAGTGCGATGCGGTGATTTATGCCTCGGGGGCCGATCACGTGATCGATTTGGTGGGACCGGGCAAGCCGTGTTTCGAATTCCGGCATGCGCCCGACCAGGGAGCGTTGGAAAGCGTGCTCGTGCCGTGCCTGGCCGAGTTGCGCCAGAACAAAATCGCCGGAAACGAGCCCCATGGGGCGCCGGAGCGGCAGCCCGTTGCGCGCGCCAAATAG
- a CDS encoding ABC transporter substrate-binding protein: protein MKQFLLTTSAIVALSFMPLGVAVAQDADTLVVGVDVDAGTLDARLTRDTTAFRAADLIYSGLVTITPSLQAEPDLAESWETPDPQTFIFHLREGLKFSDGTPLTADDVVFTYQSLINPDFNSPMRALYTPIASVEKVDDRTVKFVLSAPYAPLLSYLDVGIVPQELVEAGRDIAAEPIGAGPMKLVSWNRGAEIVLEANPEYWAGAPAVENVTMRLIADNSSRAQAFEAGDLDVIQSPLSPQDITRLAADDRFGNVVIPGLAVTYVNFNANDPLLADPKMRRAFSMLIDQQTIVNDIYQGADAVANSVILPSSWAYSAEVQQPQFDPDGAKALFAELGWTDSNSDGFLDKDGQPLTVTLSTHSEDPNRVQTIEYMQAIFAQAGVDAQAQISDWPTFSTNYVQKSQHQIALLGWVNIVDPDRLLFAQLTTGGGNNWGGYSNPKVDELLQAGRSSLDQAARTQAYQEAATILAEEVPYYIVSHQGYQLFYAKDLPGTVEATPRGNLRGLIGMPS, encoded by the coding sequence ATGAAGCAGTTTTTATTGACGACCAGCGCCATTGTGGCACTGAGCTTTATGCCGCTGGGTGTGGCGGTCGCGCAGGACGCCGACACGCTGGTGGTGGGCGTGGATGTGGATGCCGGCACGCTTGATGCGCGCCTGACCCGCGATACCACAGCATTCCGTGCCGCCGACCTGATCTATTCGGGCCTCGTGACCATCACGCCCAGCCTGCAAGCCGAGCCCGACCTGGCGGAAAGCTGGGAAACGCCTGATCCGCAGACCTTTATTTTCCACCTGCGCGAGGGCCTCAAGTTCTCGGACGGCACGCCGCTCACGGCCGACGATGTGGTGTTCACCTACCAGTCGCTGATCAATCCCGACTTCAACTCGCCGATGCGCGCGCTTTATACGCCGATCGCAAGTGTCGAGAAGGTCGATGACCGCACGGTCAAGTTCGTGCTGAGCGCGCCTTATGCGCCGCTGTTGTCCTATCTCGATGTCGGCATTGTGCCGCAGGAATTGGTGGAAGCGGGGCGCGATATTGCGGCCGAGCCCATTGGCGCGGGCCCGATGAAGCTCGTCAGCTGGAACCGTGGCGCCGAGATCGTGCTCGAGGCCAATCCGGAATACTGGGCCGGCGCTCCGGCAGTCGAGAATGTCACGATGCGGCTGATCGCGGACAATTCCTCGCGGGCGCAGGCGTTCGAAGCGGGGGATCTGGACGTGATCCAGTCGCCGCTCTCGCCGCAGGATATTACCCGCCTTGCCGCCGATGACCGGTTCGGCAATGTGGTTATCCCGGGCCTGGCCGTGACCTATGTGAACTTCAACGCCAATGACCCGCTGCTCGCCGATCCCAAGATGCGCCGCGCGTTTTCGATGCTGATCGACCAGCAGACCATCGTCAATGACATCTACCAGGGCGCTGATGCCGTCGCCAATTCGGTGATCCTGCCCTCGTCCTGGGCGTATTCGGCTGAAGTGCAGCAGCCGCAGTTTGATCCCGATGGCGCCAAGGCGCTGTTTGCTGAACTGGGCTGGACCGACAGCAATTCGGACGGGTTCCTCGACAAGGATGGCCAGCCGCTGACGGTGACGCTCTCGACCCACAGCGAAGACCCCAATCGCGTGCAGACCATTGAATATATGCAGGCGATCTTTGCCCAGGCGGGCGTGGATGCGCAGGCGCAGATCAGCGATTGGCCGACCTTTTCGACCAATTATGTGCAAAAGAGCCAGCACCAGATCGCGCTGCTGGGCTGGGTCAACATCGTTGATCCCGACCGGCTGTTGTTTGCGCAGCTGACCACGGGTGGCGGCAATAACTGGGGCGGCTACAGCAATCCCAAGGTGGATGAACTGCTCCAGGCCGGGCGCTCGTCGCTGGACCAGGCGGCCCGCACTCAGGCTTACCAGGAAGCGGCCACGATCCTTGCCGAAGAGGTGCCGTACTACATCGTTTCCCACCAGGGCTATCAGCTGTTCTATGCCAAGGACCTGCCCGGCACGGTTGAAGCGACGCCGCGTGGCAATCTGCGCGGCCTGATCGGCATGCCAAGCTAA
- a CDS encoding ABC transporter permease, with product MLAYITRRLLLLIPTAIGIVILTFGLLLLVPGDPASVLLGQNATPETVASLRTAMGLDDPWFIRLWDYFVALLHGDMGQSIFQTQPVSTIIAGRLGATLELAVVALVLSIIIGMTLGVVAAMRQGSIIDTAAMLFAQLGVSMPIYWLGLLLMLAFAVVLGWLPAVGRGEPLPMALVAALSGRPGVLLDSLSHILLPALALAANTSAIISRLVRTSMLEVLREDFVRTAYAKGLRRGRVVVRHALRNALLPVISVIGLRFGALLGGAVLVESIFAWPGLGQLTIGAIAQRDLPLIQGIVLTFAIIYALVNLVVDLLYAAVDPRIRLG from the coding sequence GTGCTGGCTTATATCACCCGGCGATTGCTGTTGTTGATCCCAACCGCAATCGGCATCGTCATTCTGACTTTTGGCCTGCTCTTGCTGGTGCCGGGCGATCCCGCCTCGGTGCTGCTGGGGCAGAACGCGACGCCTGAAACAGTGGCGAGCCTGCGCACGGCCATGGGGCTGGATGATCCCTGGTTTATCCGGCTGTGGGATTACTTCGTGGCGCTGCTGCATGGCGACATGGGGCAGTCGATCTTCCAGACCCAGCCTGTCAGCACCATCATTGCGGGCCGTCTCGGCGCAACGCTGGAATTGGCGGTGGTGGCGCTGGTATTGTCCATCATCATCGGGATGACGCTGGGCGTGGTTGCGGCCATGCGGCAGGGCTCGATCATCGACACCGCGGCGATGCTGTTTGCACAGCTGGGCGTTTCCATGCCGATCTACTGGCTGGGGCTGCTCTTGATGCTGGCCTTTGCGGTAGTGCTGGGCTGGTTGCCCGCAGTGGGCCGGGGCGAGCCCTTGCCGATGGCGCTGGTTGCAGCGTTGAGCGGGCGTCCGGGCGTGCTGCTCGACTCGTTGTCTCACATCCTGCTGCCCGCATTGGCGCTTGCCGCCAATACGTCGGCGATCATCTCCCGGCTGGTGCGGACCTCCATGCTCGAAGTGCTGCGCGAGGATTTCGTGCGCACCGCCTATGCCAAGGGTTTGCGGCGAGGCCGCGTGGTCGTGCGCCATGCGCTGCGCAACGCGCTGCTGCCGGTGATCTCGGTGATCGGGCTGCGCTTCGGCGCCTTGCTGGGCGGAGCGGTGCTGGTGGAATCCATCTTTGCCTGGCCGGGGCTCGGGCAGCTGACGATCGGGGCAATCGCGCAACGCGACCTGCCGCTGATCCAGGGCATCGTGCTGACCTTTGCCATCATCTATGCGCTGGTGAACCTCGTGGTTGACCTGCTTTACGCCGCGGTTGATCCGCGGATCCGGTTGGGGTGA
- a CDS encoding Lrp/AsnC ligand binding domain-containing protein yields MNLADHDALDPIDRRILHELAQNGRISVAELSRRVNLSKTPCQARIKRLEDAKYILGYRAVINPDRMGLPHVAFVEVKLSDTRKAALNAFNKAVRAIPEVEQAHMIASSFDYLLKVRTKDIADYREVLGERISSLPHVAHTSTHVSMEAVKDQAE; encoded by the coding sequence GTGAACCTTGCCGATCACGACGCATTGGACCCGATCGACCGTCGCATCCTGCACGAGCTGGCGCAGAACGGCCGGATCAGCGTGGCCGAGTTGAGCCGGCGGGTGAATTTGAGCAAGACGCCGTGCCAGGCGCGGATCAAGCGGCTGGAGGATGCCAAGTACATCCTGGGCTATCGCGCGGTGATCAATCCGGACCGGATGGGCTTGCCGCATGTGGCTTTTGTGGAGGTCAAGCTCAGTGATACGCGCAAGGCGGCGCTCAACGCCTTCAACAAGGCAGTGCGCGCCATTCCCGAAGTGGAGCAGGCGCATATGATCGCCTCGAGCTTTGATTACCTGCTCAAGGTGCGCACCAAGGATATCGCCGATTATCGCGAAGTGCTGGGCGAGCGCATCAGCAGCCTGCCCCATGTGGCCCATACCAGCACGCATGTGTCGATGGAGGCGGTGAAGGACCAGGCGGAATAG
- a CDS encoding ABC transporter permease, whose amino-acid sequence MRIPKIFRNTSLVVGALITLFIVLCAVLAPYMATHGVEQMDMRNRFAGPTAEHWLGTDNFGRDLWSRLVFGAQVSLSVALMSVGGAVVIGTTVGLVAGYFGGWVDLLLMRITDIFLGFPAIVLALAIIAVLGPGIYNISLALVIVFWTEYARVVRATTLVLREQNYVQAARALGASPLRIIFREILPNALGPIIVLASLGLGTAIIAESALSFLGFGLPPPTPTWGWTLSYGTRFIRDEPWLSIIAGATIMVTVLGFNLLGDGLRDILDPRQLSRSAGNK is encoded by the coding sequence ATGCGTATTCCCAAGATCTTCCGCAACACTTCGCTTGTCGTGGGCGCGCTGATTACGCTGTTCATCGTGCTTTGCGCTGTCCTCGCGCCCTATATGGCCACGCATGGCGTTGAGCAGATGGATATGCGCAACCGCTTTGCCGGGCCAACGGCCGAGCACTGGCTAGGCACGGACAATTTCGGGCGGGACCTGTGGTCGCGCCTCGTGTTCGGGGCGCAGGTGTCGCTGTCAGTAGCATTGATGTCGGTTGGCGGGGCCGTGGTGATCGGTACCACGGTTGGGCTGGTTGCGGGCTATTTCGGCGGCTGGGTCGACCTGCTGTTGATGCGGATCACCGACATCTTTCTTGGCTTCCCCGCCATTGTCCTGGCGCTGGCGATCATCGCGGTGCTGGGGCCGGGTATCTATAATATCTCGCTGGCGCTGGTGATCGTGTTCTGGACCGAATATGCGCGGGTAGTGCGGGCAACGACGCTGGTGCTGCGCGAGCAGAACTATGTGCAGGCAGCCCGCGCACTCGGGGCTTCGCCGCTCCGCATCATTTTCCGGGAAATCCTGCCCAATGCGCTGGGGCCAATCATCGTGCTGGCCTCCCTGGGGTTGGGCACCGCGATCATTGCCGAATCGGCGCTCTCGTTTCTCGGTTTCGGGCTGCCGCCCCCAACTCCAACCTGGGGCTGGACGCTCTCTTATGGCACCCGCTTCATCCGCGACGAGCCCTGGCTCTCCATCATCGCGGGCGCGACCATCATGGTCACGGTGCTGGGCTTCAATCTGCTTGGCGACGGGTTGCGCGACATTCTCGACCCACGCCAGCTCAGCCGCTCGGCTGGCAACAAGTAA